In one Pasteuria penetrans genomic region, the following are encoded:
- a CDS encoding transposase, translating into MIPIDLDIDRMEKRMEERIQHYEQEGLSLQESIPHVVEEIEEDSEWDPCSMGRAYTFIANYQFKKQILGGREKHQRGPDFPEVARNGYKKRKKRTSKGIVVYYDPQPRKGHFRSAVTKPYKKYTKSCIDILSSLRKAGMSVKKISELSNDILRSKISRSTVSRLLMGHLKEENRGFNEEPIRNPHEIRTVKVDAYYKPVRGFGKVAVYVIKASRKNTSGVKTDEILSSLVNPPETAETWYEALQNIYDRGLRMGPDTLFIADGHKGIRKALSQVYPEAGFQGCQFHKMMNLY; encoded by the coding sequence ATGATTCCAATTGACTTGGATATAGACAGAATGGAAAAAAGGATGGAAGAACGTATACAACATTACGAACAGGAGGGATTATCGCTACAGGAATCCATCCCCCATGTAGTGGAAGAGATCGAGGAAGATTCTGAATGGGATCCTTGTTCCATGGGGAGGGCTTATACTTTTATAGCCAATTATCAGTTTAAAAAACAAATTTTAGGTGGCCGGGAGAAACACCAAAGGGGTCCCGATTTCCCAGAAGTAGCCCGAAATGGTTATAAAAAACGTAAAAAACGCACCAGCAAAGGAATTGTGGTTTACTATGACCCCCAGCCAAGAAAAGGGCATTTCCGATCTGCGGTTACTAAACCCTACAAAAAATATACGAAGTCGTGTATAGATATTCTTTCCTCCTTACGTAAGGCTGGTATGTCCGTAAAAAAAATATCCGAATTGTCGAATGATATTCTGCGATCAAAAATCTCACGCTCCACTGTGTCAAGATTACTTATGGGACATCTAAAGGAAGAGAATAGAGGATTCAATGAGGAACCCATAAGAAACCCGCATGAAATTAGGACCGTAAAGGTGGATGCTTACTACAAACCCGTTCGTGGATTCGGGAAAGTAGCTGTCTATGTCATAAAAGCGAGTAGGAAAAATACATCAGGGGTAAAAACAGATGAGATTTTATCAAGTTTGGTAAATCCCCCCGAAACAGCTGAAACTTGGTATGAAGCCCTCCAAAATATTTACGACCGTGGTTTACGGATGGGTCCTGATACCCTTTTTATTGCTGATGGTCATAAGGGAATCAGAAAGGCGCTGAGCCAAGTATATCCCGAAGCAGGTTTTCAAGGGTGTCAATTCCACAAAATGATGAATCTTTACTAG
- a CDS encoding transposase, whose translation MLDPTVLLVDATDVPAEDHHELVGWGYKKGKSMRIMAISTSNKILLAHMRVNPLFLSHHGKIALPFACEEQNRVHSSFLFVIILK comes from the coding sequence GTGCTAGATCCAACCGTTCTTTTAGTGGATGCGACGGATGTTCCGGCAGAAGATCATCATGAACTGGTGGGCTGGGGATATAAGAAGGGCAAGAGTATGAGAATCATGGCTATATCTACTTCGAACAAGATACTATTAGCTCATATGCGGGTCAACCCCCTATTTTTATCCCACCATGGCAAAATAGCCCTACCCTTCGCCTGTGAGGAACAAAACCGGGTCCATTCCTCATTTTTATTCGTAATTATTCTTAAATAA
- a CDS encoding reverse transcriptase domain-containing protein — MDIPKPDGSRGPLGIPTVADRVVQIVIKNRLESYLEPHFHTSSYGCCQRKSAIQALQSCRKNGWTHIWGGSILTSKGTLIHRIMQALHLFTKDRVILLYCERWLKSSVPMPDGTSQAGTEGTPQGGVIRPLLVNLYLVLLL; from the coding sequence GTGGATATCCCAAAGCCTGATGGCAGCAGGGGACCACTCGGAATTCCTACCGTAGCGGATCGGGTGGTTCAGATCGTCATCAAGAACAGATTAGAATCCTATCTGGAACCCCATTTTCATACTTCGTCATATGGGTGTTGTCAGAGAAAATCGGCCATTCAGGCTCTCCAGTCCTGTCGAAAGAACGGTTGGACTCATATCTGGGGGGGGTCGATCTTGACATCAAAGGGTACTTTGATTCATAGGATTATGCAAGCCCTTCACCTCTTTACGAAGGACAGAGTGATACTGCTCTACTGCGAAAGATGGCTAAAGTCGTCTGTTCCAATGCCGGATGGAACGAGCCAAGCAGGGACCGAGGGCACACCGCAAGGTGGGGTTATCAGGCCACTATTGGTCAATTTATACTTAGTTCTGCTATTATAA
- a CDS encoding CPBP family intramembrane glutamic endopeptidase, producing the protein MPFIPYFLVILEAVGAVLLVLFDRSYKRAIVHGGGKFTLIKNIGKMIDTVTIIVSFYLFSLLFPRMDSLIEPFYNSSVFDKLAFLSLLSSGLLLCLVSLWPTFRSYVMIKLGLEPQRYLHRVIVYWILYKIAFFIGYKQASVGVRSDVSTHAGNGTFINGLLYTLCGAVPAILAVGIGITRNKKETLARLGLGRKLTCKGFFLCNCLLVASLLYSSVLMFLFGNRHYGLDDSVPLLDSLIYLFVIGVCAAIGEEFWYRGALQPRLGVWVTSVVFALGHFQKEWCELLITFLTSLLMGWIAHRYSLWLSMWFHMFRNILFPILYPLLFYPLLLMV; encoded by the coding sequence TTGCCTTTTATACCCTACTTTCTAGTTATATTAGAGGCAGTCGGTGCTGTTCTTCTTGTGCTTTTCGATCGCAGCTATAAGCGGGCTATAGTTCACGGGGGTGGGAAATTTACACTAATAAAGAATATTGGGAAAATGATTGATACGGTAACTATCATAGTATCATTTTATTTATTCTCTTTATTATTTCCGAGAATGGATTCATTAATAGAACCTTTTTATAATTCATCTGTATTCGATAAGTTGGCTTTTCTTTCTCTCTTGTCTTCGGGTCTGTTGCTATGTTTAGTTTCCCTATGGCCAACATTCCGATCCTATGTCATGATAAAATTAGGCTTAGAACCCCAGCGGTATCTTCATCGTGTTATAGTCTATTGGATACTTTATAAAATTGCCTTCTTCATAGGTTATAAGCAAGCATCTGTAGGGGTCCGTTCAGATGTATCGACCCATGCGGGAAATGGAACTTTCATTAATGGTTTATTGTATACTTTGTGTGGCGCTGTTCCTGCTATCCTCGCTGTGGGGATAGGAATTACCCGTAATAAGAAAGAAACATTGGCTCGTTTGGGACTCGGGAGAAAACTAACATGCAAGGGTTTTTTTCTCTGTAACTGCCTCCTCGTTGCTTCCTTGTTGTACTCATCAGTGCTTATGTTTTTATTTGGAAATAGACATTATGGGTTGGATGATTCCGTGCCGTTACTGGATTCGCTCATTTACCTTTTCGTGATAGGGGTGTGTGCCGCAATCGGTGAGGAATTTTGGTATAGAGGGGCTTTGCAGCCACGTTTGGGAGTTTGGGTTACTAGCGTTGTGTTTGCTTTGGGCCACTTTCAGAAAGAATGGTGCGAATTACTGATCACCTTTCTGACCTCATTACTCATGGGGTGGATAGCGCATCGGTATAGCCTATGGTTATCTATGTGGTTTCATATGTTTCGCAATATTTTGTTTCCTATCCTCTATCCCTTACTATTCTATCCCCTACTACTTATGGTTTGA
- the ltrA gene encoding group II intron reverse transcriptase/maturase has protein sequence MPACFREVQQLGWKLPEEETGMKQATSDQNPDRYNIQQKEVLKAWHQVMSNDGGPGVDQQTITAFAYDLRSNLYVIWNQLCAGSYFPSKVRRVWIPKSCGGKRPLGIPTVADRVAQTVIKNRLEPLLETHFHGDSYGCRPKRSAHQALRVTRERCWEYDWGIDLDIVGFFDNIPHHLILRALEHVGADKVTLLYCKRWLKAPVLLPDGTSEERVKGTPQGGVVSPLLANLFLHYAFDQWIETEHPDIRFARYVDDIIVHCRNKAQAEHLLSEIRQRLAECGLELHPEKTKIFYCEDDRRNGNHDVVAFDFLGYAFKAREVRSRRTGVRFVGFVPAISQKSKSKIARQVGKLGIPSRVGIDLEEIANLLHAKLMGWLTYYGAFYPSAIRSFLRDHIDQVLARWATKKYKKLNNWKKALRWVRYIRGKYRRLFVHWHLNRTRS, from the coding sequence TTGCCTGCATGTTTCAGAGAAGTACAGCAACTTGGATGGAAATTACCGGAAGAGGAGACTGGTATGAAGCAAGCAACATCGGACCAAAATCCAGACAGATACAATATACAGCAGAAAGAGGTACTGAAGGCGTGGCATCAGGTAATGTCTAACGATGGAGGTCCTGGAGTGGATCAGCAGACGATTACCGCATTCGCATACGATCTGAGAAGTAATTTGTATGTGATATGGAATCAACTCTGCGCAGGATCCTACTTCCCCTCCAAGGTTAGGCGTGTGTGGATTCCCAAGTCATGCGGTGGAAAAAGGCCACTTGGCATACCCACGGTAGCAGACCGGGTAGCCCAGACGGTAATAAAGAATCGGCTTGAGCCTCTCCTAGAGACCCACTTTCATGGAGATTCCTATGGATGTCGCCCCAAGAGATCAGCGCATCAGGCGTTACGTGTAACCCGTGAGCGCTGTTGGGAGTACGACTGGGGAATCGACCTCGACATAGTGGGCTTCTTTGACAACATTCCGCATCACCTCATTTTGAGGGCCCTTGAGCACGTTGGGGCGGATAAAGTAACGTTACTCTATTGCAAGAGGTGGCTTAAGGCACCGGTATTATTACCTGATGGGACGAGCGAGGAAAGGGTTAAGGGCACGCCGCAAGGTGGAGTCGTAAGTCCCCTCCTGGCCAATCTGTTCCTGCACTACGCTTTTGATCAATGGATAGAAACGGAGCACCCCGATATACGTTTTGCGAGGTATGTAGATGATATTATCGTCCACTGCCGGAACAAAGCGCAAGCTGAACATCTTCTTTCAGAAATTCGGCAAAGATTGGCAGAGTGCGGGCTGGAACTGCATCCGGAGAAGACCAAAATCTTCTACTGTGAAGATGATAGGCGGAACGGGAATCATGATGTTGTTGCCTTTGATTTTCTAGGGTACGCATTCAAGGCCCGTGAGGTCAGAAGTCGTCGTACAGGGGTGAGATTTGTGGGTTTCGTACCAGCCATAAGCCAAAAATCTAAAAGCAAGATAGCTAGGCAAGTTGGGAAGCTGGGCATCCCAAGTAGAGTGGGCATAGATCTGGAGGAGATAGCAAACCTTCTCCATGCCAAACTCATGGGATGGCTTACCTATTATGGCGCCTTCTACCCTTCGGCCATTAGGAGTTTCTTGCGTGACCACATCGACCAAGTTCTGGCTCGATGGGCCACGAAGAAATACAAAAAGCTGAACAATTGGAAAAAGGCCCTGAGATGGGTTCGATATATACGGGGAAAGTACCGAAGGCTGTTTGTACACTGGCATCTGAATAGGACAAGATCCTAA
- a CDS encoding group II intron maturase-specific domain-containing protein, producing MGMDPAPHLHGEDVGILDRGGPKTGDEPLLHAKPVGWLTYYGAFYPSSVKNFSRDHINQILARWAAKKYKKLNNWKKALKWVRWIRRKYRRLFVHW from the coding sequence ATGGGGATGGATCCCGCTCCGCACCTCCACGGGGAAGATGTTGGAATATTGGACCGTGGTGGACCCAAAACCGGGGATGAACCGCTTCTCCATGCCAAACCCGTGGGATGGCTTACCTATTATGGCGCCTTCTACCCTTCGTCCGTGAAGAATTTCTCTCGTGACCACATCAACCAAATTTTGGCTAGATGGGCTGCGAAGAAATACAAAAAGCTGAACAACTGGAAGAAGGCCCTGAAATGGGTTCGATGGATACGAAGGAAGTATCGAAGGCTGTTTGTACACTGGTAA
- a CDS encoding transposase, with protein MASQRCNTIPNDYETEEIEQRETYLQDRLLSMVGTNQPSDVEFVFILLGLFFTEYASLYRKRYSGYHNTIGRPCIHILIPLIFDIIKEFLRCSDRMLIIQIPREGPLFEALGGKEGRPLMGERTLYESRNRLNVYEETEGYNVKEQFYSDFTQFLMGIVGMDPSIYRMDSTLIDSCIRKLSRNMLIFLVIRISVRTMAKLALPLPSEWEIFLQPDCGMADVNEAQAHSYRSLLLLPADHPTDKMKRRATLLEICLALKHFGNQYKEFQSAPVHILLQRVIGEQTEGVEQEGQKRLMVRSTSPSGSLQSPFDPDAQCRIKGKQLCRGYVCNLVEARDEVKGLSILTHVNTQGALHSDKDFGVDYISNHAPEDNKTLYFDGGYNCHEVREAAKERTIDIHPTDRMGRKENPSKKRVSGFKRGKDGKIHRCPGGKTPDSSTYQPGEKGKGKIVARFHKGTCGGCKFAEQCAAKPLKRGERVLRTTDQSYSTAEQRDKMEQPGYKEKGNRRAAVEGVCSSMKNRFQAAKMKVRGKTRVARAMMAKGSAYH; from the coding sequence ATGGCTTCTCAACGTTGTAACACAATACCCAATGACTACGAAACAGAGGAAATAGAACAAAGGGAAACTTACTTGCAGGATCGTCTATTATCCATGGTGGGTACAAATCAACCTTCCGATGTAGAATTTGTTTTCATCCTCCTTGGCCTGTTCTTCACCGAATATGCATCCTTATATAGGAAGAGATACAGTGGTTACCACAATACCATTGGGAGGCCATGCATACATATACTCATACCATTGATTTTCGACATAATCAAGGAGTTTTTACGGTGTAGCGACCGTATGCTGATCATTCAAATTCCACGCGAAGGCCCTCTCTTTGAGGCATTAGGTGGTAAAGAAGGTAGACCACTTATGGGTGAAAGAACACTATATGAGAGTCGAAATCGCCTCAATGTCTATGAGGAAACCGAAGGCTATAATGTGAAGGAACAGTTCTACTCCGACTTCACCCAATTTTTGATGGGGATCGTGGGCATGGATCCCAGTATTTATCGGATGGATTCAACCCTTATCGACAGCTGTATCAGGAAACTGAGCCGCAATATGTTGATTTTCTTGGTGATTAGGATTTCGGTTCGTACGATGGCCAAACTTGCCCTACCTCTTCCTTCCGAATGGGAGATCTTCTTGCAACCAGATTGCGGGATGGCCGATGTAAACGAAGCCCAGGCCCATTCTTATAGGTCCCTCCTCCTTCTACCAGCGGATCACCCAACGGACAAGATGAAACGGAGGGCAACACTGCTAGAGATTTGCCTAGCCCTCAAACACTTTGGGAACCAGTACAAGGAGTTTCAATCCGCCCCAGTCCATATACTGTTGCAAAGGGTGATAGGAGAGCAGACAGAGGGAGTTGAACAGGAAGGGCAAAAGAGACTCATGGTGCGTTCCACCTCGCCATCAGGCAGTCTGCAAAGCCCCTTTGATCCAGACGCCCAATGTCGTATCAAGGGTAAGCAATTGTGTAGAGGGTATGTTTGTAACCTTGTCGAGGCCCGTGATGAGGTGAAGGGATTGAGTATACTCACCCATGTGAATACCCAAGGGGCACTTCATTCCGATAAGGATTTTGGAGTTGACTATATATCCAACCATGCACCAGAGGACAACAAGACCTTGTATTTCGACGGAGGGTACAACTGCCATGAGGTAAGGGAGGCGGCTAAAGAACGTACTATCGATATACACCCAACCGATAGGATGGGAAGAAAGGAAAATCCCAGTAAAAAAAGGGTAAGCGGGTTCAAGAGGGGGAAGGATGGAAAGATCCATCGGTGTCCTGGTGGCAAGACCCCCGACTCATCCACGTACCAACCCGGAGAGAAGGGCAAGGGTAAGATAGTGGCCCGCTTCCATAAGGGGACCTGCGGGGGATGTAAATTTGCCGAGCAATGTGCAGCCAAACCTCTGAAGAGGGGGGAAAGGGTCCTGCGCACCACGGATCAGTCCTATTCAACGGCGGAACAACGAGACAAAATGGAGCAACCGGGGTACAAAGAGAAGGGTAATCGTCGTGCGGCTGTGGAGGGGGTTTGTTCTTCTATGAAGAACCGTTTTCAGGCAGCCAAAATGAAGGTGCGTGGTAAGACGAGGGTGGCACGGGCCATGATGGCAAAAGGATCTGCTTATCATTGA